From one Botrytis cinerea B05.10 chromosome 7, complete sequence genomic stretch:
- the Bcphb2 gene encoding Bcphb2, with the protein MSNNPQDVFKRLQRMASEAGRNGGGGPAPKGIAGGVATLIALGGIMVVGNNALFNVDGGHRAIKYTRLGGVGKQIYSEGTHIKIPWFETPIDYDVRAKPRNVASLTGTKDLQMVNITCRVLSRPRVDALPQIYRTLGTDYDERVLPSIVNEVLKSVVAQFNASQLITQREMVARLVRENLSKRAARFNIMLDDVSLTHLAFSPEFTAAVEAKQVAQQEAQRAAFVVDKARQEKQAMIVKAQGEARSAELIGDAIKKSRSYVDLKRIENARAIAQIIQEAGGRNKMYLDSEGLGLNVTEAFEDKNKKA; encoded by the exons ATGTCGAACAATCCGCAAGATGTTTTCAAGAGGCTGCAGAGGATGGCAAGTGAAGCAGGTAGAAATGGTGGCGGAGGACCGGCACCAAAGGGAATAGCAGGCGGAGTGGCTACACTTATTGCACTGGGTGGAATCATGGTCGTTGGAAATAATGCGCTTTTCAACGTTGATGGTGGTCACAGAGCTATCAAATATACGAGATTAGGTGGTGTTGGCAAGCAAATCTACAGTGAAG GTACACATATCAAGATCCCATGGTTCGAGACTCCTATAGATTATGATGTTCGAGCAAAGCCACGCAATGTCGCCTCCCTCACCGGTACAAAGGATTTACAAATGGTCAACATTACCTGCCGTGTTCTCTCAAGGCCTCGAGTCGATGCCCTTCCTCAAATCTACCGAACTTTAGGTACCGATTACGATGAGAGAGTATTGCCATCTATTGTGAACGAAGTTTTAAAGAGTGTAGTTGCGCAATTCAACGCCAGTCAGTTGATCACCCAACGTGAGATGGTTGCAAGATTAGTCAGAGAGAACTTGTCGAAGAGAGCAGCTAGGTTTAACATCATGCTTGATGATGTTTCCTTAACG CATCTCGCATTTTCTCCCGAGTTTACAGCAGCAGTAGAGGCCAAGCAAGTTGCACAGCAAGAAGCTCAGCGTGCTGCATTCGTAGTTGACAAGGCACGTCAAGAGAAGCAAGCTATGATTGTTAAGGCCCAGGGAGAAGCAAGATCTGCAGAGTTGATTGGTGATGCTATCAAGAAGAGTCGATCATACgttgatttgaagagaatcGAGAATGCTAGAGCAATTGctcaaatcattcaagaagCTGGTGGACGCAACAAGATGTATTTGGATTCGGAGGGATTGGGATTAAATGTCACTGAGGCATTTGAGgataaaaacaaaaaggcATAA
- the Bcade2 gene encoding Bcade2: MEKTIGLLGGGQLGQMLCEAANPLGVKVIILDAPNSPAKQVNAKNDHLDGSFIDAEKIRELAKKVDVLTVEIEHVDTYVLEELANSGVEVQPSWKTLRVIQDKYLQKEHLIKAGVQTATSQAVEAGNLEEFGRTHGYPFMLKARKDAYDGRGNCPVKSESDIKNALEVLKDRSLYAEKWASFRMELAVMVVKTENEVSKDGDSTIAYPVVETIHEDSICKLVYAPARGISSELQKKAQNLARKAVGSLWGKGVFGVELFVMEDGEILVNEIAPRPHNSGHYTIEACPTMSQYKSQLLSILGIMPSFPNSTIPSMFPATIMLNILGGASKDSHKELMQQAAAIPTANLHMYGKESKPARKIGHITVIGSSMAQTEQLISPLIALNDNMRAERKGLPKSTSTTISSSSSPQKLVAITMGSDSDLPVLKPGLAILDSLQIPYFVTITSAHRTPQLMADFARDAASNGFKVIIAAAGGAAHLPGMIAAQTPLPVIGVPVKGSTLDGMDSLLSIVQMPRGVPVATVAINNSVNAALLAARIIGASDSAVFAKMEDYMKKMEDEVVGKKGRLEEVGWEGY; this comes from the exons ATGGAGAAAACTATAGGACTTCTGGGAGGAGGGCAATTGGGGCAAATGCTCTGCGAAGCTGCGAACCCTCTTGGTGTCAAGGTTATTATTCTCGATGCACCAAACTCTCCAGCCAAGCAAGTCAATGCCAAGAATGACCATCTTGATGGCTCTTTCATTGACGCAGAAAAAATCCGCGAACTTGCAAAGAAAGTAGATGTTTTGACAGTGGAGATTGAGCATGTGGACACATACGTATTGGAAGAGCTCGCAAACTCTGGAGTGGAAGTGCAACCCA GCTGGAAGACATTGCGAGTCATCCAGGACAAGTATTTACAGAAGGAGCACCTCATTAAAGCCGGAGTACAGACTGCGACATCACAAGCGGTGGAGGCAGGAAATCTTGAGGAGTTCGGGCGCACACACGGGTACCCATTCATGCTTAAGGCAAGGAAAGACGCCTATGATGGACGAGGTAATTGTCCTGTGAAGTCAGAATCCGATATCAAGAATGCACTTGAGGTATTGAAGGATCGATCATTATATGCCGAGAAATGGGCGAGCTTCAGAATGGAGCTTGCGGTAATGGTTGTGAAGACAGAAAATGAAGTTTCCAAAGATGGGGACTCTACGATTGCATACCCGGTCGTTGAGACAATCCACGAAGATAGCATTTGCAAATTGGTTTATGCTCCAGCAAGAGGAATATCCAGTGAGCTCCAAAAGAAAGCACAAAACTTAGCTCGCAAGGCAGTGGGTAGCCTTTGGGGTAAAGGTGTTTTCGGAGTTGAACTATTTGTTATGGAAGATGGTGAAATACTGGTTAATGAGATTGCTCCTCGCCCTCACAA CTCGGGACATTATACAATTGAAGCATGCCCAACCATGTCGCAATACAAATCTCaacttctttcaatattaggCATCATGCCATCTTTCCCCAACTCAACTATTCCTTCAATGTTTCCCGCAACGATCATGCTGAACATCCTTGGTGGGGCGTCAAAAGATTCTCACAAGGAGTTAATGCAACAAGCCGCTGCGATCCCCACGGCCAACCTTCACATGTACGGAAAAGAATCCAAGCCAGCCCGCAAAATTGGTCACATCACTGTCATTGGTAGCTCTATGGCTCAAACCGAGCAACTCATTTCCCCCTTAATCGCGCTTAATGATAACATGCGCGCCGAACGAAAAGGTCTCCCTAAATCCACATCTACCacaatctcatcttcatcttcacctcAAAAGCTCGTCGCTATTACTATGGGTTCAGACTCAGATCTCCCCGTTCTCAAACCCGGTCTTGCTATCCTCGATTCACTTCAAATTCCATACTTCGTTACCATAACATCTGCGCATCGCACACCACAACTCATGGCAGATTTTGCACGCGACGCCGCTTCCAATGGCTTCAAAGTCATCATAGCTGCTGCAGGCGGGGCGGCACATTTACCTGGTATGATCGCTGCGCAAACTCCCCTTCCAGTCATTGGTGTACCAGTAAAGGGAAGTACATTAGATGGAATGGATAGTCTTCTGAGCATTGTACAAATGCCAAGAGGAGTTCCTGTTGCAACTGTTGCTATTAATAATAGCGTAAACGCAGCGTTGTTAGCAGCTAGAATAATTGGAGCTAGTGATAGTGCTGTGTTTGCAAAAATGGAGGACTAcatgaagaaaatggaggaTGAAGTTgtaggaaagaaaggaagattagAAGAAGTCGGATGGGAGGgatattag
- the Bcrna15 gene encoding Bcrna15, which yields MSIKPPSKSVFVGNIPYGLTEEQIIDIFSSAGNVVNFRLVYDRETGRPKGFGFAEYPDSDSAASAVRNLNDYEIMNRKLRVDFSNDGGEEENSAPTYQPPPLNTNGLPVPPPSLPIPPASNTSPLPPLPIGIDLPQGLTCPDAISRTLNTLPPSQLLDVLSQMKTLASTDPQKATELLHQAPQLSYAVFQALLLMGLVQPEALSSVIESSVAAPVSAPPVSSIPPPVAAIPQYGNSAYPSGYPPPPPHMSGQMGLPMMGTPPVQGYAPPPQQRQAPPPPAQVAEPDADALMAQVMAMPQELIDSLPPADRAQLMALRAQFRG from the exons atgtCAATAAAACCGCCTTCCAAGTCTGTATTTGTTGGAAATATTCCTTATG GTCTCACCGAGGAACAGATAATAGATATCTTCAGCAGCGCGGGAAATGTTGTCAATTTTCGGCTTGTCTATGATCGCGAAACAGGTAGACCCAAAGGCTTCGGTTTCGCAGAATATCCCGATTCAG ATTCTGCAGCTTCTGCGGTAAGGAATTTAAACGACTACGAAATTATGAATCGAAAATTGCGCGTTGATTTCTCAAATGATGGTGGCGAGGAAGAGAAT TCTGCGCCAACCTATCAACCCCCCCCTCTCAATACAAACGGCCTTCCAGTTCCACCTCCATCCCTACCAATTCCTCCAGCCTCGAACACCTCCCCATTGCCGCCTCTACCAATAGGCATCGATTTACCCCAAGGTCTCACCTGTCCTGACGCTATCTCTCGCACCCTCAACActctccctccatcccaaCTTCTTGACGTCCTCTCCCAAATGAAGACTCTTGCCTCAACCGATCCCCAAAAGGCGACCGAACTCCTCCATCAAGCCCCCCAACTCTCCTACGCCGTTTTCCAGGCCCTACTTCTGATGGGTCTCGTTCAACCCGAAGCCCTCTCATCCGTTATCGAGTCATCAGTCGCAGCACCAGTATCTGCTCCCCCTGTCTCAAGCATTCCTCCACCAGTTGCGGCTATCCCTCAATATGGAAATTCCGCATACCCATCTGGATACCCACCCCCTCCTCCACACATGTCAGGCCAAATGGGTTTGCCAATGATGGGTACTCCACCAGTACAAGGCTATGCGCCACCTCCACAACAAAGACAAGCCCCTCCACCACCAGCTCAAGTAGCGGAACCAGATGCAGATGCGTTGATGGCGCAAGTTATGGCTATGCCACAGGAATTGATCGATAGTTTGCCACCAGCTGATAGGGCACAATTGATGGCGCTGAGAGCCCAGTTTCGTGGATAA